One genomic segment of Amycolatopsis granulosa includes these proteins:
- the wrbA gene encoding NAD(P)H:quinone oxidoreductase: MTTRVLVVYYSATGNTAKLAAALADGAADAGAEVRVRGVAETAPPEAIATNPRWQAWVDSGPHDELATLADLEWADGLAIGSPTRFGGPASQLKSFLDSTGGLWAKGKLADKVGTSFTTASTAHGGLEATVLAMNNIFYHWGAIVLPLGYGQPHLLESGNPYGGSFVSRKSAEPDKESLEALRIQGTRLATIAGYVRVGRSGA; this comes from the coding sequence GTGACCACCCGCGTTCTCGTCGTGTACTACAGCGCCACCGGCAACACCGCGAAGCTGGCCGCCGCGCTGGCGGACGGGGCCGCGGACGCCGGCGCCGAGGTCCGCGTCCGTGGCGTCGCCGAAACCGCGCCGCCGGAGGCGATCGCCACCAACCCGCGCTGGCAGGCGTGGGTGGACTCCGGACCGCACGACGAGCTCGCGACCCTGGCCGACCTGGAGTGGGCCGACGGTCTTGCGATCGGCAGCCCGACCCGGTTCGGCGGGCCGGCGAGCCAGCTCAAGTCCTTTCTGGACAGCACCGGTGGCCTGTGGGCCAAGGGAAAGCTGGCCGACAAGGTCGGCACGTCGTTCACCACCGCGTCGACCGCGCACGGCGGGCTGGAGGCGACCGTGCTGGCGATGAACAACATCTTCTACCACTGGGGCGCGATCGTGCTGCCACTCGGCTACGGGCAGCCGCACCTGCTCGAGTCCGGGAACCCCTACGGCGGCTCGTTCGTGTCGCGCAAGTCGGCCGAGCCGGACAAGGAGTCGCTCGAGGCGCTGCGCATCCAGGGCACGCGGCTCGCCACGATCGCCGGGTACGTCCGCGTCGGGCGCAGCGGCGCCTGA
- a CDS encoding TetR family transcriptional regulator C-terminal domain-containing protein, which translates to MTRSTTRRQELADAAIATLARSGTRGLTHRAVDQAAGVPEGSCSYYFRTRQALLQATIERLVEVDSADLAAQPAVLGGTADPDAIADAAVDVVAHWISASRERMLARYELMLEASRRPELQAVFTAARDHYRALAADTLRALGAIDPEGQAQLFIACLDGLVFRHLTGADPLTASRGEQRRAMRDLLRGFTRPAADDPAG; encoded by the coding sequence GTGACCCGCAGCACGACGCGACGGCAGGAACTCGCCGACGCCGCCATCGCCACGCTGGCGCGTTCCGGCACGCGCGGACTGACCCATCGTGCGGTCGACCAGGCCGCCGGCGTGCCGGAGGGCTCCTGCTCGTACTACTTCCGCACCCGTCAGGCCCTGCTGCAGGCCACGATCGAGCGACTGGTGGAGGTGGACAGCGCCGACCTCGCTGCCCAGCCGGCCGTCCTGGGCGGGACCGCGGACCCGGACGCAATCGCCGACGCCGCCGTGGACGTCGTCGCGCACTGGATCAGCGCGTCCCGCGAGCGGATGCTGGCCCGCTACGAGCTCATGCTGGAGGCGAGCCGGCGCCCCGAGCTCCAGGCCGTCTTCACCGCCGCCCGCGACCACTACCGTGCGCTGGCGGCGGACACCCTCCGCGCCCTCGGCGCCATCGATCCGGAGGGGCAGGCCCAGCTGTTCATCGCCTGCCTCGACGGCCTGGTCTTCCGCCACCTGACCGGCGCCGACCCGCTCACCGCATCCCGCGGCGAGCAGCGGCGCGCGATGCGTGACCTGCTCCGCGGGTTCACCCGTCCCGCCGCCGACGACCCCGCGGGGTGA
- a CDS encoding lysophospholipid acyltransferase family protein yields MFALHSDDTGQTRRRPPAVWRTMTRLDQGLVSLTGRLRITGGIAPALRGRPFLMAANHIGVFDPFVLIAACRRIGFAPRFLLAGGILDAPVIGPALKVSGHMRIDRGKSSAVEQFAQAVQEMRTTPSPIIVYPEGRISREAGLWPERGKTGAARLAIAAGVPVVPVSQWGAHEAVYWGTERVEGPADLLPLARSGLTAPLRRPTYRVHFGEPVDLSDVEPGRPGAGVRAHAKIMRAITAGLVPLRRDEPDTPRFHDPTRPTDTVSPWRP; encoded by the coding sequence ATGTTCGCGCTGCACTCCGACGACACCGGGCAGACCCGCCGCAGGCCACCCGCGGTGTGGCGGACCATGACCCGGCTGGACCAGGGGCTGGTGTCGCTGACCGGCCGGCTGCGGATCACCGGGGGGATCGCACCCGCGCTGCGCGGACGGCCGTTTCTGATGGCCGCCAACCACATCGGCGTGTTCGACCCGTTCGTCCTGATCGCGGCGTGCCGGCGGATCGGCTTCGCGCCGCGGTTCCTGCTGGCCGGCGGGATCCTGGACGCGCCGGTGATCGGGCCCGCGCTCAAGGTGAGCGGGCACATGCGGATCGATCGCGGCAAGTCGAGTGCGGTGGAGCAGTTCGCGCAGGCCGTGCAGGAGATGCGGACGACTCCGAGCCCCATCATCGTCTACCCGGAGGGCCGGATCAGCCGCGAGGCGGGTCTGTGGCCGGAGCGCGGCAAGACGGGGGCCGCGCGCCTGGCGATCGCCGCCGGGGTGCCGGTCGTGCCGGTCAGCCAGTGGGGCGCGCACGAAGCCGTGTACTGGGGCACCGAGCGGGTCGAGGGGCCCGCGGACCTGCTGCCGCTGGCGCGGTCGGGCCTGACCGCACCCCTTCGCCGCCCGACGTACCGGGTGCACTTCGGCGAGCCGGTCGACCTGAGCGACGTCGAGCCGGGCCGGCCGGGCGCCGGGGTGCGCGCGCACGCCAAGATCATGCGCGCGATCACCGCCGGGCTGGTCCCGCTGCGCCGCGACGAGCCCGACACGCCCCGCTTTCACGACCCGACCCGCCCCACGGACACCGTCAGCCCCTGGCGGCCCTGA
- a CDS encoding substrate-binding domain-containing protein — translation MIPGVLVLLAGAAWTAWTTAGVVRGRSGCDRPVVVRVAAAPAVAPVVAQVARRVAQSGCAAFEVNAVDPPTVAQSLARPGGVLPDVWIAESGWQLRRTASGVAGGTSIASSPVVFALTAQAAAGLGWPQRAPGWADVLTAPGLTLGVPDPGRDPAGLSALIGIRAAVPAADGYAAALRRLSPNALPATGDLFARLGDPAQPLSGFPVPEDALVRHNERGGRLVASYQPEAPALDYPFAVLGGAGEDQRAAAGQLRSALLGPDGQNALAEAGFRTPDGRYLRDGAAPGVSSRAQPPAPAPPGADVDALLGQWARINSSSHARVLIDVSDSMTAVVPGTGRTRMQLTTDAAARALGLFQPTSEIAVWEFARRLDGDRDYRELLPLRPVSEQLAAGAADRLRAIEPAPGGATGLYDTVLAAYRLASAEWQPGRLNLVVVLTDGRNDDVAGTGRDALVAELARLADPARPVAIVGIGVGPDVDVTELAAIAAPTSGQAFAAPDPARITDVFYTALARLTGA, via the coding sequence GTGATCCCCGGCGTCCTCGTCCTGCTCGCCGGGGCCGCCTGGACCGCCTGGACCACGGCCGGCGTGGTGCGCGGCCGGAGCGGATGCGACCGGCCCGTGGTGGTCCGGGTCGCCGCGGCGCCCGCGGTCGCCCCGGTAGTCGCGCAGGTCGCGCGCCGCGTGGCCCAGTCCGGGTGCGCGGCTTTCGAGGTCAACGCCGTCGACCCGCCCACGGTGGCGCAGTCGCTGGCGCGGCCCGGTGGCGTCCTCCCCGACGTGTGGATCGCGGAGTCGGGGTGGCAGCTGCGGCGGACCGCGAGCGGGGTCGCCGGTGGCACCAGCATCGCCAGCTCACCAGTGGTGTTCGCGCTGACCGCGCAGGCCGCCGCCGGGCTCGGCTGGCCGCAGCGGGCACCGGGGTGGGCGGACGTGCTGACCGCGCCCGGCCTCACGCTGGGGGTGCCCGATCCGGGGCGTGATCCGGCCGGCCTGTCCGCGCTGATCGGCATCCGGGCCGCGGTGCCGGCCGCGGACGGCTACGCCGCGGCGCTGCGCCGCCTGTCCCCGAACGCGCTGCCGGCGACCGGTGACCTGTTCGCCCGGCTCGGTGATCCGGCGCAGCCGTTGAGCGGGTTCCCGGTGCCGGAGGACGCGCTGGTGCGCCACAACGAGCGTGGCGGCCGGCTGGTCGCCAGCTACCAGCCGGAGGCGCCCGCCCTGGACTACCCGTTCGCCGTGCTCGGCGGCGCGGGGGAGGACCAGCGTGCCGCCGCCGGGCAGCTGCGCTCGGCACTGCTCGGCCCGGACGGGCAGAACGCACTCGCCGAGGCCGGGTTCCGCACCCCGGACGGGCGATACCTGCGGGACGGTGCGGCGCCCGGCGTCAGCAGCCGGGCCCAGCCCCCGGCCCCGGCACCGCCCGGTGCCGACGTGGACGCCCTGCTCGGCCAGTGGGCGCGGATCAACTCCAGCTCGCACGCCCGGGTGCTGATCGACGTGTCGGACTCGATGACCGCGGTGGTACCCGGCACCGGCCGGACCCGGATGCAGCTCACCACCGACGCGGCGGCGCGCGCGCTCGGGCTGTTCCAGCCCACCTCGGAAATCGCGGTGTGGGAGTTCGCCAGGCGGCTGGACGGCGACCGGGACTACCGCGAGCTGCTGCCGCTGCGGCCGGTGAGCGAGCAGCTCGCCGCCGGCGCGGCGGACCGGTTGCGGGCGATCGAGCCGGCGCCGGGCGGTGCCACCGGGCTGTACGACACCGTGCTGGCCGCCTACCGGCTGGCGTCCGCGGAGTGGCAGCCCGGGCGGCTCAACCTGGTCGTCGTCCTCACCGACGGCCGCAACGACGACGTGGCCGGCACCGGCCGGGACGCGCTGGTGGCGGAGCTGGCCCGGCTGGCCGATCCGGCGCGGCCGGTGGCGATCGTCGGGATCGGCGTCGGGCCGGACGTCGACGTGACCGAGCTGGCGGCGATCGCCGCGCCGACGTCGGGGCAGGCGTTCGCGGCCCCGGACCCGGCCCGGATCACCGACGTGTTCTACACCGCGCTGGCGCGGCTGACCGGGGCCTAG
- a CDS encoding RNase J family beta-CASP ribonuclease, whose translation MILAGPGPTHTPPPLADGALRAVALGGIGEVGRNMTVFEFDGRLLIVDCGVLFPEDEQPGVDLILPDFRAIEERLNDIEALVLTHGHEDHIGAVPFLLRLRPDLPVYGSRFTLALLEAKCKEHRQRPKLIEVTESERRTVGPFELEFFAVNHSIPDALAVALRTPAGIVLHTGDIKLDQLPLDDRLTDLAGFSRLGDEGVDLLCIDSTNAEVPGFVTPERDIGPVLDDVIGRVTQRVIVACFASHVHRVQQVLDAAVRHGRRVAFVGRSMVRNMGIAADLGLLNIPEGLLINLDEAVNLPETKVLFISTGSQGEPLSALSRMARGEHRQISIRAGDTVVLASSLIPGNETAVFGVVNGLVRLGANVVHQGNAKVHVSGHASAGELLFLYNAIRPSNVMPVHGEWRHLRANGALAIRTGVAPENVVLAENGVVVDLVDGRARTSGRVEVGHVYVDGLSVGDVGESTLSDRLVLGEGGFIAINVAIDSTTGRAVSTPTVSGRGFSDDPKALDAVVPLVEMELSRTEIEGITDSHRIAQAVRRVVGRWVAEAYRRRPMIVPTVIPVTYGQADPTA comes from the coding sequence GTGATCTTGGCAGGACCCGGACCGACCCACACCCCACCCCCGCTCGCCGACGGCGCCCTGCGCGCGGTCGCGCTGGGCGGCATCGGCGAGGTGGGCCGCAACATGACGGTGTTCGAGTTCGACGGCCGTCTGCTCATCGTCGACTGCGGGGTGCTCTTCCCCGAGGACGAGCAGCCGGGCGTCGACCTGATCCTGCCCGACTTCCGGGCGATCGAGGAGCGGCTGAACGACATCGAGGCCCTCGTGCTCACCCACGGTCACGAGGACCACATCGGTGCCGTGCCGTTCCTGCTGCGGCTGCGGCCGGACCTGCCGGTCTACGGTTCGCGGTTCACGCTCGCGCTGCTCGAGGCCAAGTGCAAGGAGCACCGGCAGCGGCCGAAGCTGATCGAGGTGACCGAGTCCGAACGGCGCACGGTGGGGCCGTTCGAGCTGGAGTTCTTCGCCGTCAACCACTCGATCCCGGACGCGCTCGCGGTCGCGCTGCGCACCCCCGCCGGGATCGTGCTGCACACCGGCGACATCAAGCTCGACCAGCTGCCGCTGGACGACCGGCTCACCGACCTGGCCGGGTTCTCCCGCCTCGGTGACGAGGGCGTTGACCTGCTGTGCATCGACTCGACCAACGCCGAGGTGCCCGGGTTCGTCACACCGGAGCGCGACATCGGCCCGGTGCTCGACGACGTCATCGGCCGGGTCACCCAGCGGGTGATCGTGGCGTGTTTCGCCAGCCACGTGCACCGCGTGCAGCAGGTTCTCGACGCGGCGGTCCGGCACGGCCGCCGGGTGGCGTTCGTCGGCCGCTCCATGGTCCGCAACATGGGCATCGCGGCCGACCTGGGGCTGCTGAACATCCCCGAGGGTCTGCTGATCAACCTGGACGAGGCCGTCAACCTGCCCGAGACGAAGGTGCTGTTCATCTCCACCGGGTCGCAGGGCGAGCCGCTGTCGGCGCTGTCCCGGATGGCGCGCGGCGAGCACCGGCAGATCTCGATCCGCGCCGGGGACACGGTCGTGCTGGCCAGCTCGCTGATCCCGGGCAACGAGACCGCGGTGTTCGGCGTGGTCAACGGTCTGGTGCGGCTCGGCGCCAACGTGGTGCACCAGGGCAACGCGAAGGTGCACGTGTCCGGGCACGCGTCGGCGGGCGAACTGCTGTTCCTCTACAACGCGATCCGGCCCAGCAACGTCATGCCCGTGCACGGCGAGTGGCGGCACCTGCGGGCCAACGGCGCGCTGGCGATCCGCACCGGTGTGGCGCCGGAGAACGTGGTGCTGGCCGAGAACGGGGTCGTGGTCGACCTGGTCGACGGCCGCGCCCGCACGTCCGGGCGAGTCGAGGTCGGCCACGTCTACGTCGACGGTCTATCGGTGGGCGATGTCGGCGAGTCGACCCTGTCCGACCGGCTGGTGCTGGGCGAGGGCGGGTTCATCGCGATCAACGTCGCGATCGACTCGACCACCGGCCGTGCGGTGAGCACCCCGACGGTGTCCGGCCGCGGGTTCTCCGACGACCCGAAGGCGCTCGACGCCGTGGTCCCGCTGGTGGAGATGGAGCTGTCCCGCACCGAGATCGAGGGCATCACCGACAGCCACCGGATCGCCCAGGCGGTGCGCCGCGTGGTGGGGCGGTGGGTCGCCGAGGCGTACCGCCGGCGTCCGATGATCGTGCCGACCGTCATCCCGGTGACCTACGGACAGGCCGATCCGACCGCGTAG
- a CDS encoding FAD-dependent monooxygenase: MGREEPERTAVVAGGGIGGLATAVALSRRGWRVRVLERAEVFGDAGSGLSLWPNGLRALDALGLGARVREQALAETVAGIRDVSGRWLSRTDTGEVARRYGPVVVVHRADLMAILRQALPGGVVRTGTAAVAVGADASGVRVEHSHGTLRADLLVGADGIRSTVRRAMWPGAPEPRYAGYTAWRTVVPASAPAGGGETFGRGERVGIAPLPGGHTYLFGVASVPPGQRAPDGELAELRRRFGHWHDPIPALLAAATEEAVLRHDIYELPALPAYATGRVALLGDAAHAMTPNLGQGANQALEDAVTLAALLDTHASVPAALAAYDRERRPRTRMIARRSRRIGVVAQCAWEPGRRLRDRLLRLVPDGVVLASFASVLDWQPPGAAEAGRRPRR, encoded by the coding sequence ATGGGCCGGGAAGAGCCGGAACGGACAGCGGTCGTCGCCGGCGGCGGGATCGGTGGGCTCGCCACCGCCGTCGCCCTGAGCCGGCGCGGCTGGCGGGTGCGGGTGCTGGAACGGGCGGAGGTGTTCGGCGACGCGGGCTCGGGCCTGTCGCTGTGGCCCAACGGCCTGCGTGCCCTGGATGCGCTGGGCCTCGGCGCCCGGGTGCGGGAGCAGGCCCTGGCGGAGACCGTCGCGGGCATTCGCGACGTGTCCGGGCGCTGGCTCTCGCGGACCGACACGGGCGAGGTGGCTCGGCGCTACGGCCCGGTCGTGGTCGTGCACCGCGCGGATCTGATGGCGATCCTGCGCCAGGCCCTGCCCGGCGGCGTGGTGCGGACCGGGACCGCCGCGGTCGCGGTCGGCGCCGACGCTTCCGGGGTACGCGTCGAGCACTCCCACGGCACGCTCCGCGCCGACCTGCTCGTCGGCGCCGACGGCATCCGCAGCACGGTCCGCCGCGCGATGTGGCCGGGCGCGCCGGAACCCCGCTACGCCGGATACACCGCCTGGCGCACGGTCGTGCCGGCCAGTGCGCCCGCGGGCGGCGGGGAGACCTTCGGACGTGGCGAGCGCGTCGGCATCGCGCCGCTTCCCGGCGGGCACACCTACCTCTTCGGAGTCGCGAGCGTTCCCCCCGGGCAACGCGCCCCCGACGGTGAGCTGGCCGAGCTGCGCCGCCGGTTCGGGCACTGGCACGACCCGATCCCGGCGCTGCTGGCGGCCGCCACCGAGGAGGCTGTCCTCCGTCACGACATCTACGAGCTGCCCGCGCTGCCGGCGTACGCGACCGGACGGGTGGCGCTCCTCGGCGACGCCGCACACGCGATGACCCCCAACCTGGGGCAGGGCGCCAACCAGGCGCTGGAGGACGCCGTCACCCTGGCCGCGCTGCTGGACACGCACGCCTCGGTCCCCGCGGCGCTGGCCGCCTACGACCGGGAACGTCGTCCCCGCACCCGGATGATCGCGCGCCGCTCCCGGCGCATCGGGGTGGTCGCGCAGTGCGCCTGGGAGCCCGGTCGCCGGCTGCGCGATCGCCTGCTGCGGCTCGTCCCGGACGGGGTGGTGCTCGCCTCGTTCGCATCGGTGCTCGACTGGCAGCCTCCCGGTGCCGCGGAAGCTGGGCGGCGCCCACGGCGCTGA
- a CDS encoding EamA family transporter, with product MVTEIPALAPTFVPHRRRGTALILVSSLCFGSSGTIAKPAMLAGLSAEQVAAARVGLAALVLAAGVALVKPSLLRVRRAEWPLLLGYGLLGVAGVQLCYFVAAGRLPVGIAILLEFTSPVLIALWTRFVRGVRLPGRMWAGIALAMAGLAGVAQVWQGLSLDAVGLLAGLGAALCSAAYFLLGEHGVSTRSPIGMVTWGMVIGAVAVCAVAPPWTMPGDVLTASAAIGPWHAPVWLLLVAVAVWSTVLAYAIGLSALRHLPAAVASVIGLLEAVVATATAWALLHETLDWPQLAGAVVLLGGALIVQLNSPRPQVPDAP from the coding sequence GTGGTCACCGAAATTCCCGCGCTCGCGCCGACGTTCGTCCCGCACCGCCGGCGGGGCACGGCGCTGATCCTGGTCTCCTCGCTCTGCTTCGGCAGCTCCGGCACCATCGCCAAACCGGCGATGCTCGCGGGGCTGTCCGCCGAACAGGTCGCGGCGGCGCGGGTCGGGCTCGCCGCGCTGGTGCTGGCGGCCGGGGTGGCCCTGGTGAAGCCGTCGTTGCTGCGCGTCCGCCGCGCGGAATGGCCCCTGCTGCTCGGGTACGGGCTGCTCGGCGTCGCGGGGGTGCAGCTGTGCTACTTCGTCGCCGCGGGACGGCTGCCGGTCGGCATCGCGATCCTGCTCGAGTTCACCTCCCCCGTGCTGATCGCGCTGTGGACGCGGTTCGTCCGCGGGGTGCGGCTGCCGGGCCGCATGTGGGCCGGGATCGCGCTCGCCATGGCCGGTCTCGCCGGGGTCGCCCAGGTGTGGCAGGGGCTCAGCCTGGACGCGGTGGGCCTGCTCGCCGGCCTCGGCGCGGCGCTGTGCTCCGCGGCGTACTTCCTCCTCGGCGAGCACGGCGTGAGCACCCGCAGCCCGATCGGCATGGTCACCTGGGGGATGGTCATCGGCGCGGTCGCGGTGTGCGCGGTGGCCCCGCCGTGGACGATGCCCGGCGACGTGCTCACCGCGTCCGCCGCGATCGGCCCGTGGCACGCGCCGGTGTGGCTGCTGCTGGTCGCCGTCGCGGTGTGGTCGACCGTGCTGGCCTACGCGATCGGCCTCTCCGCGCTGCGGCATCTGCCCGCCGCCGTCGCGAGCGTGATCGGCCTGCTCGAAGCGGTCGTGGCGACCGCCACGGCGTGGGCCTTGCTGCACGAGACCCTGGACTGGCCCCAGCTGGCCGGGGCGGTGGTCCTGCTCGGCGGGGCGCTGATCGTGCAGCTGAACTCGCCGCGGCCGCAGGTTCCGGACGCCCCCTAG
- a CDS encoding DNA translocase FtsK, with amino-acid sequence MASGAATRSGGTKRTGGKGSTARRPARRAAKSRPAASRARRPAPRRKAGTFSKAVRGGWNLLAKGLGSLVRTAGRGRELEPEHRRDGLALGLLALAVIVAAGVWWRAAGPVGGYVELGTRTIFGAGAVTLPLALAVTAVTLMRTEPQPEIRPRMVIGTVLGVLALLGLLHLFNGRPQDTGYQRYAGGIIGYLSGDLLAQGLTAWVAVPLLFLALAFGLLVFTGTRIRDIPHLVRTWGLDPEELAEEEARAGQRGEPDEIAGADPKAVRLRKPSRRRQASVAEPGQLDIDAALAEPPAPARAPKPVPAEVPEKKPRKAGQADRPLSVTRTVEGDYTLPPPDLLQLGDAPKTRSKANDAMIEAITGVLEQFNVDAQVTGFTRGPTVTRYEVELGPGVKVEKITALTKNIAYAVATDNVRLLAPIPGKSAVGIEVPNSDREMVRLGDVLRSSTAAEDNHPMVIGLGKDIEGHFVTANLTKMPHLLVAGSTGSGKSSFVNSMLVSLLSRATPDEVRMILIDPKMVELTPYEGIPHLITPIITQPKKAAAALAWLVEEMEQRYQDMQANRVRHIDDFNRKVKSGEIQAPPGSERVYRPYPYIMAIVDELADLMMTAPRDVEDAIVRITQKARAAGIHLVLATQRPSVDVVTGLIKTNVPSRLAFATSSLTDSRVILDQPGAEKLIGMGDGLYLPMGAGKPVRIQGAYVGDDEIASIVNFTKEQAQPEYTEGVTAAKAGEKKEIDPDIGDDLDVLLQAAELIITSQFGSTSMLQRKLRVGFAKAGRLMDLLETRGVVGPSEGSKARDVLVKPEDLEGTLMLIRGGSAPDAGGDGED; translated from the coding sequence ATGGCTAGCGGGGCGGCGACGAGGAGCGGCGGCACGAAACGGACCGGCGGCAAGGGCAGTACCGCGCGCAGGCCCGCGCGCCGCGCGGCCAAGTCCCGGCCCGCGGCCTCCCGTGCCCGCAGGCCCGCGCCCCGCAGGAAGGCGGGGACCTTCAGCAAGGCCGTCCGCGGCGGCTGGAACCTGCTGGCCAAGGGTCTGGGCAGCCTGGTGCGCACGGCCGGCCGGGGCCGTGAGCTGGAACCGGAACACCGCCGCGACGGTCTCGCCCTGGGCCTGCTCGCGCTCGCCGTGATCGTCGCCGCCGGGGTGTGGTGGCGCGCGGCGGGGCCGGTCGGTGGCTACGTCGAGCTGGGCACCCGAACGATCTTCGGTGCCGGCGCGGTCACGCTGCCGCTCGCGCTCGCGGTCACGGCCGTGACGCTGATGCGGACCGAGCCGCAGCCGGAGATCCGCCCGCGCATGGTCATCGGCACGGTGCTCGGCGTCCTCGCGCTGCTGGGCCTGCTGCACCTGTTCAACGGGCGCCCGCAGGACACCGGGTACCAGCGCTACGCGGGCGGGATCATCGGGTACCTCTCCGGTGACCTGCTCGCGCAGGGGCTGACGGCCTGGGTCGCGGTGCCGCTGCTGTTCCTCGCGCTCGCGTTCGGTTTGCTGGTGTTCACCGGCACCCGGATCCGCGACATCCCGCACCTCGTGCGTACCTGGGGACTCGACCCCGAGGAGCTGGCCGAGGAGGAGGCGCGCGCCGGGCAGCGCGGTGAACCCGACGAGATCGCCGGGGCCGACCCGAAGGCCGTCCGGTTGCGCAAGCCGTCGCGCCGCCGTCAGGCCAGCGTGGCCGAGCCCGGCCAGCTGGACATCGACGCCGCGCTCGCCGAGCCGCCGGCCCCGGCCCGCGCGCCCAAGCCGGTGCCGGCCGAGGTGCCGGAGAAGAAACCACGCAAGGCCGGGCAGGCCGATCGGCCGCTGTCGGTGACCCGCACCGTCGAGGGCGATTACACGTTGCCGCCGCCCGACCTGCTGCAGCTGGGTGACGCGCCGAAGACCCGCAGCAAGGCCAACGACGCCATGATCGAGGCGATCACCGGCGTGCTGGAGCAGTTCAACGTCGACGCGCAGGTCACCGGGTTCACCCGGGGTCCCACGGTGACGCGCTACGAGGTCGAGCTGGGCCCGGGCGTGAAGGTCGAGAAGATCACCGCGCTGACCAAGAACATCGCCTACGCGGTGGCCACCGACAACGTGCGCCTGCTCGCGCCGATCCCGGGGAAGTCGGCGGTCGGCATCGAGGTGCCCAACTCCGACCGCGAGATGGTCCGCCTCGGCGACGTGCTGCGGTCCTCGACCGCGGCCGAGGACAACCACCCGATGGTCATCGGGCTGGGCAAGGACATCGAGGGCCATTTCGTCACCGCGAACCTGACGAAGATGCCGCACCTGCTGGTGGCCGGGTCCACCGGGTCCGGTAAGTCGAGCTTCGTCAACTCGATGCTGGTGTCGCTGCTGTCCCGGGCCACCCCGGACGAGGTGCGGATGATCCTGATCGACCCGAAGATGGTCGAGCTGACGCCGTACGAGGGCATCCCGCACCTGATCACGCCCATCATCACCCAGCCGAAGAAGGCCGCCGCCGCGCTGGCCTGGCTGGTGGAGGAGATGGAGCAGCGCTACCAGGACATGCAGGCCAACCGGGTGCGCCACATCGACGACTTCAACCGGAAGGTCAAGTCCGGGGAGATCCAGGCGCCGCCGGGCAGCGAGCGCGTGTACCGCCCGTACCCCTACATCATGGCGATCGTCGACGAGCTGGCCGACCTGATGATGACCGCGCCCCGCGACGTCGAGGACGCCATCGTCCGGATCACCCAGAAGGCCCGCGCCGCGGGCATCCACCTGGTGCTGGCCACGCAGCGGCCGTCGGTGGACGTGGTGACCGGCCTGATCAAGACGAACGTGCCGTCGCGGCTGGCGTTCGCCACCTCGTCGCTGACCGACTCGCGCGTCATCCTGGACCAGCCGGGCGCCGAGAAGCTGATCGGCATGGGCGACGGGCTGTACCTGCCGATGGGCGCGGGCAAACCGGTGCGCATCCAGGGTGCCTACGTGGGTGACGACGAGATCGCCTCGATCGTCAACTTCACCAAGGAGCAGGCGCAGCCGGAGTACACCGAGGGCGTCACCGCGGCCAAGGCCGGCGAGAAGAAGGAGATCGACCCGGACATCGGGGACGACCTCGACGTGCTGCTGCAGGCGGCGGAGCTGATCATCACGTCCCAGTTCGGCTCGACCTCGATGCTGCAGCGCAAGCTGCGGGTCGGGTTCGCCAAGGCCGGCCGTCTGATGGACCTGCTGGAGACGCGCGGCGTGGTGGGCCCGTCGGAGGGGTCGAAGGCGCGCGACGTCCTCGTCAAGCCCGAGGACCTGGAGGGCACCCTCATGCTCATCCGCGGCGGCTCCGCGCCGGACGCCGGCGGGGACGGCGAGGACTAG